Within the Synergistaceae bacterium genome, the region CGGCGGGACTTCCTCTCATGGCCGCGAATCCCCCGTTTCGAGAGGCCGCAGGGAGGCTTTTTTTGCTGAAGCTGGGCATTTCCGTGGGAGTCGTCCTGGCCTGTCTGTTCATCCATCGTTTTTTTTGCAGATACCTCTGTCCTCTGGGAGCGCTGTACGGCTTTTTCAACGGAGTCTCTCTCTATCGTCTGAGGCTGAACCGCTCCAACTGCGTCAACTGCGGAGCCTGCTCCAAAGCCTGCCCCATGGCCGTGGACCCGTCGCGCACCCCTCACAGCCCGGACTGCATTCTCTGCGGGAAATGCGTCAAATCCTGTCACTTTTCCGCTCTTGACGCGGGATTCTTCGACAGAAGTGAAAAGAGCAAAACTCAAAAAAGCCCGAACAACGGGCCTCTTCTAGAAGCCTCAGACGGAAAAACCCTGACCAAAACCATCGGAAGAAATTCCCTGTAAATGATTTCGCTGTCCTTTTTTCAGGACGCTCCACACCGTTGAACGGCTGATTCCCAGTCGGGCGGCCGTACGGCTCTGATTTCTGTCCTCGTCTTCCAGTACCAGACGCACCACGTCGTAGATAATTTCATCGAGGGGCTGCCGCAGGTTGACAACTGCGCAGCCCGCTGCGACGCTTTGAGCGTATCGGGGGAGCTCCGCCTTCAAAACCCGGCGAACTTCCTCTTTGCCGATATGGGGTTCTTCTCCCGTCAGAGCAAGTGTCCGGACCACTCGGCTCAACTGCGTCAGGTTTTCGTCCCACCCGAAACTCTGCAAAAGAGCCAGAGCCTCCGGCTCAAAACCAATGTACTGCCGGCCCAGCTCCAGGTTGACCTGATTGATGTACAGGGCGGCCAGACCGGGAATATCCTTTTGCCGCTGCCTCAGAGGCGGCAGCCGCAGGGTGATGGTGGAAAAATGATTTTTGAGGTAACCGCAGATATACCCTTCTTCTGTTTCTCCCCGCGTCAGCTCGCAGGAAAAAATCATCCGGCTGCGCCGGCAAAGCCCCGTCTGTTCGATGAATCGCAGCAGCATATCCGCCTGCGCCTCGCTGAGGCAGTTCACCAGACGCAGATGAAGGGTAATGCCGGAGCGCATGAGCGGGGAATTTTCCCGATCGAGCAGGTTTCTCCACCGGCGTGGGGAAACCGTTTGACAGTCCACCGTCACCATCATTCTCTCCCCAAAAGGGCCATGGCGATAAATCAGTGACGCGATCGTGTCTTTGCCGGTCCCCGGCTCTCCGATAATCAACACCGGCAGCGTACATCCATAGCAACCGGCGATCAGGCTCCCCAAATCCCCCATCAGCACCGAGCTTCCTATCTGCGAGATGTCCGCCAGTATCTGATCCGTCCGCGTGGAAATCGAGACGCCCCTGTTCGCGGTGAGCAGAGGATTTTTCGACGTCCCGATGCGGATCAGCAGACATCTGATGCCGTGGTGAAATATCCGCTTCGAGGAGAGCGTCAGGACGACGCTTTTCCACCTGCAATCCCGCTCCAGCGTTTCGTAATCCCAAAACTCGAACACCATTTTGTCAAGCTCTTCAGAAAATCCTTCATAGAAGGAATCCTGTTCCAGCGTGGAAAAAAGAAGCCCTCCTTTTTCATCGTAACAAACCATGTGATGTTCCTGCGAGAACAACAGCGTTCTCATCATTTCGTTCTGCCGGCGAAATCCGCCGTACAGCCGGCAGACGCGCACCGCTTCGTCGAAAGCCGAGACAATTTCCGTTTCGTCGGACGTCAGCAGGATGGAGTTCATTCCCAGCGCCTCGGCGTGGGTCCGGCTGATCTGATCGCACAGCACCAGTTCGATTCCCTGCTGCCTCAGGCGGATCAGCTCCGCTTCCACGTCGCTCTGTTCCGTGATGTTGCAGATGTCCAGGCGATACTGCATCATCTCGGACAATTTTCTGACGCATTCGGTTATATTGGAAAATCCGACGACCGCCATCCTGCCGTTGTATCCCTGCACGGACTTCAAACATCGAAGCGCGTCATAAACCGAAACTTCGATTTCTATTACTGGGACGGAGACCAGTTCGCGCAACATCATGGCAGTTCCCCCGCGGGAAACGATGACGTCATAATCCCACTCGCTTTCCTGTCGCAGAACCTGCCTGCAGGTCTGTATGTTTCCCACCCTCACCGTAAGCTGAAAATCCTTCCGAGCGCCCGCCAGACGGTTCATCACTTCAGCCATCCCCTGGTAAGGGACAACAGCCAGAATCTTTACCAGACTCATAGGATTCCTCCAAGTGTTTAATTTTCAAACAATTTTTCTGATAATATCACATCACCCTGAAAAAGCGTGTTTGGCTTTATAATCTGTTTGATTTTCAGACATTTATGGATTTAAAACGGCTTGTAAACGCACATAAGATTCTTTATGATATAAAGCAATATCTATACTTTTTTCTGATTTTGATTCCAATCCTGGTATGAAAAGGGAGAAAAACCCGACAAATCTTTACCTGTAAGTTTGCCGAAAATCGGGTTTGGCTTCCGGGTGACTTATTCTGCGAGGTGAAAGTCATGTTGCGTAAAAGTCTGATGATCAACCCGATGGACTCCGTCGTTATGGTACTGGAGGACGCCAAAAAAGGGGACTCCGTCGTGACGCCGAAGGGAACCGTCACGCTGGTGGAGGACGTGGAGTTCGCCCACAAGGCCAGCATTTCCGATATGAAAAAGGGTCAGCCTGTCATTAAATACGGAGAGGAGATTGGTTATCTGCTGAAGGATGTTTCCGCCGGAAGCTGGATTCACGTTCATAACATGGGCTGCGACCGCGGCAAAATATAAAGGGAGACTCAGGTCAGATGAAACAGGAATTTATGGGATATAAGCGTCCGAACGGTTCTGTGGGCATTCGCAACTACCTTGCCGTGATCCCGTCGGTGTTCTGCGCCAATACCACGGTGGGTAAAATCGCCGCTCAGGTGGAGGGAGCCGTCGCGCTGCCCCATGCGGTGGGCTGCGCGCAGGTGGGATTTGACCTGGAGCTGACCGCGCGCACGCTCAAGTCCATGGCGTGCCACCCAAACGTGGGGGCCGTCATCGTCGTCGGCCTCGGCTGCGAACGCTTCAACCCGCAGGAACTGTACGACGCGGTGAAGGAAAACGGTAAACCCGTGGCCCTGTTCGTTATTCAGGACGAAGGCGGCACCACCGCCACCATCCGGAAAGCCGTGGACAAGGCTCGGGAGTTCAAGGCCATCCTCGATCAGGACCGGCGGACTCCCTGCCCTCTCTCCTCTCTGATGATGGGGACGAAATGCGGAGGGACCGACGCCACCAGCGGGCTGGCGGCCAACCCTGCCGTTGGAAACGCGGCGGACCGCATCGTGGCGGCGGGGGGCAGCGCGATTCTTTCCGAGCTCAACGAGCTCTTGGGAACGGAGGATTTCCTCGCGCGACGGGCCGTCAGTCCGCAGGTCGCCGATAAAATCTACTCCGCCATTTATGAAATCGAGGACGTACTCCGCAGCGGGCTGGACCCCACGCTTCCGGAAAACCGCAACCACCTCATCTCCCGGGGAAATTTCGACGGCGGCGTCAGCAGCATCGTAGAGAAAGCGCTGGGCGGAGTTCACAAATCCGGCACATCTCCCATCGTCGACGTCATCGAGTACGCCGTCCCCCCTGACCCCTCTCTGAAGGGTCTGTTCCTGATGAACTACGAAAGCCACGATGGAGAAGTGGTGACCGGCATGATCGGCTGCGGCGCGCAGCTCGTGGCGTTCACCACCGGCAGAGGGAACCCCACGGGGCATCCTGTCGCCCCGGTGATCAAAATCACGGGCAACGAAAAAACCTGGCGCAGCATGGAGGAAAATTTCGACTTCAACGCCAGTGGAATCATCTCTCAGGGGCGCTCCGTGGAGGAGACGGGCGAAGAGCTTTTGGAGTTGATCCTTCGCATCGCCGGCGGGGAGGAAACCACCGCCGAAAAAATTGGGGGAACCGAGCTGTTCTGTGTGGGGCGTCGTCACGGCTACCACAGAAAAAGCAGGGAAGAACTGTGGGCGGGACATTCCTGTCCGAGCTGACGAACCGAAAAGCAGACGGGAAATGTAACAAAAACACATAAATCATGAGGAGGTAAAGGGTATGGGAAAATCACGGTATTTTCTGCTGGCTGTAATGGTTTGCGCGCTGGTGGCCGTAAGCGGAGCGGCGTTCGCCGCGTATCCGGACAAGCCGATCACGGTCACGCAGGGATTCAAGGCCGGCGGTGGAAGCGACACCCTGGCGCAGTTGACGCAGCCCTATCTGGAGAAGGTCGTGGGACAGTCCTTCGTCAATCAGTACATTCCGGGAGCGACGGGGGCCATCGCCTGGACCCAGCTGGCGAAGACGGCGAAGAAGGACGGCTACACCATCAGCATCACCAACACCCCGATGCTCCAGACGAACTACATCATGAACCCCGAGATCACCTACACCATCGACGAGCTGGAGCCCCTCGCCAACGTCATCACGGACCCCGGTATCATCGTTGTCGGTAAGGACAGCCCCTACAACACCGTCGACGATTTTTTCAGGGCCGTGAAGGAGAACCCCGGCAAGATCACGGTGGGCAACTCCGGCGTGGGCGGAGACGACTTCTTCACCACCCTCATCTTCGAGAAGGCCAGCGGCATGAAGGTCCAGATGGTGCCTTTCGAGGGAGACGGCCCGTCCTGGCAGGCGGCCATGGGCGGCAAGATCGACGCCAGCTTCAACAACGTGGGGATCGTTTATCCGCAGGTCAAAGCCGGCAACCTGAAGGCTTTGGCAATCATGACCGAGGAGCGCTACGCGAGCCTTCCCGACGTTCCCACGCTGAAGGAAAAGGGATTTAACGTGGTGTCCGGTTCCTCACGGGGCTACTGCGCACCCAAAGGCGTTCCCGAGGAAGTCAAAAAGGTGATGATCGAAGCGTTCAAAAAGATGGCCACGATGCCGGAATTTATAAAAGCCTGCGAGGACCGCGCGTCCATCATCGACATGAAGTACGGCGACGACTACTCGAAGATGCTCCACGACCAGGAAGCCGCCTTCAAACTTATCTGGGAGGAAGTTCGGGAACAGTATCAGGGTAAATAGGCCGGTGACGGGCGGAGAACTGTTTACCGCCGCCGGAGAAATTTTGTGTCGTGACGAAAAAACGACGTTGCGCGGCAGAGTTTCTTTCTCACGCGTGACGTCGTTTTCCGGCTTTTTTGCGTCTTTTGCGGGTCGCTTGGTTTCTTCATCAGGCCTTTTACTTCAAATTGGTATCAATCCGCGGGCACGGTCAGCAAGGAGGTCGTCGATGTGAAATCGACAACGCAGCATTATTTGTTTTCGGCTTTCAGCATGGCGCTGAGCCTCTTCTTTTTGCAAAAATCCCTTTCAATGTCCAGAACGGCGGCTCGTTTTCCCCAGCTTATCGCGGGACTGGTGCTGATTCTGGCCCTTGCCATGGCGTTCCAGACCTGGAAACGCGCTCCGGGATTCGGCGGGGAGGAGAAAGAGCCGTCTGCGCCGATCCATCACGTTCGGGTGGCGGTTTACGTGGCGGCTATGGTTCTTTATATTTTCCTCATCCCGCGCCTGGGCTATTTCATCGCCACACCGCTTTTCATGCTGGTTTCCTACGGGTATTTCCGCGCCACCGGCCCGGTCAGGACGGTACTGATCTGCCTGGGTTTTCCCGTCTTCATCTACCTGTTGTTCGTCCTTTTCCTCAAACTCCCCATTCCCCTGGGACTGATGGAGTGAATGATGGAATGACTGATGAAATGACTGATGGAGTGAACTCCGTTCGGGTTTTTTGCCGGAAGAAGGAGAGCGAGATATGTTTGCGAATGTAATTCTGGGACTCACCAACGTCTTTTCGTTGCACAATTTTCTGGCTATCGCCTTTGGGACTTTTCTGGGGCTGGTGGTAGGCGCCATGCCGGGCCTCTCCGCCACGATGGCCATTGCCCTTCTCGTGCCGGTGACCTTCGCCATGCCCCCCGACACCGGCATCAGTATGCTGGCCTCCATCTACATGGGCGCCATGTACGGCGGCTCCATCGCCGCGGTGCTGATCCGGACGCCCGGAACTCCGGCGGCGGCGGCCACCACCGTAGACGGGTATCCCATGGCGCAGAGAGGCGAAGCGGGCCGCGCTCTGGGCATTTCTCTGACGGCCTCCTTCGTGGGAGGGGTGGTCAGTTCCTGCGTCCTCCTCACCCTTGCCCCCATCCTGGGCTGGGTCGCCGTTATGTTTGGCCCCGTGGAGCTTTTCGGCATCGCCGTTCTGGGCATGACCATCCTGGCGTCCCTGTCTCAGGGTTCCGTCATCAAGGGGCTGCTGGCAGGGACCATCGGACTTCTCTTTTCTACCGTGGGCATGGACTCCATCACGGGTATTCCCCGCTTCACCCTGGGAAACATCAACCTGTTTGGCGGAATTCCCTTTACCGTGGCGCTTATCGGACTGTTCTCCATTCCCCAGGCCCTTCGCCTGATCGAGAAGGACTCGGACGGCGCCGTTCAGACGAATCGCATCACGGACAAAATTCTTCGCCCCTGGAGCGAGGTCAAAATGCTTCTGCCCACGTTTCTTCGCTCTTCGATTATCGGCGTCTTCACGGGGATCATCCCCGGGACCGGCGGGGACACGGCCTGTTGGTTCGCCTACAACGAGGCGAAGCGGCGGTCCGACGAGCCGGATTCCTTCGGGAAGGGTTCTCCTTACGGCATAGCCGCGCCGGAGGCCGCCAACAACGCCGTAGTAGGCGGAGCTCTGGTTCCCACCATCACTTTGGGCATTCCCGGCAGCTCCTCCACCGCCGTCCTCATGGGAGGTCTGATGATTCACGGGATCATGCCCGGCCCGTCGCTGATGACGGAGTACGCCGGAGTGACCTACACCCTGATCTGGGCCGTGCTGCTCTCTACCGTCGTCATGTTCGTCGAAGGCCTGTTCTTCACGAAAGCCTGTATTTTTGTCACGCGGATCGGGAACAAGGTGCTCTCCGTGGCGGTGGTGGTCCTTTGCGTGATCGGCGCCTTCGCCATCAATAACAACCTTTTCGAGGTGGGGCTGATGCTGGCTTTCGGAATCCTGGGCTACTTCATGGACAAAATAAAAATCCCCGTGGCGCCCCTGGTTGTCGGGCTCATTCTGGGGAGGATGCTGGACGTGAGCCTGCACCAGTCGCTGCTCATCAGTCAGGGTTCCTGGATGATCTTCCTCACCAACCCCATTTGCGCCGTTCTGCTGCTGCTGGCGCTGATCTCGCTCATCCAGTCCACCCCCATGTACGTGGCATGGCGCAGGAAGCGCCGCGCCAGAGCCTGAGCCTGAGTTTCGAACCTGACAAAGGAGGAAAAGATATGTCGGCTGTTGATTCGCTTCTGGACCCTGTGCCCGTCCCGAAGATCGTGAAAGTGAGGCAAATTTTCGAGCGTCCCAAAGTGGAGAACGTGGAGGAGGAAGTCGCCCGGAAGCTGAGAGACAGCGGCGCTCTGAACGCTGTGAAACCGGGGTGGAAGGTGGCGATCACGGGCGGCAGCCGGGGAATCAGCAACATGCCGCTGGTTCTGCGAACGGTGGCGGAAATGGTCAAAAACGCGGGAGGCGAGCCCTTCGTTTTTCCTGCCATGGGCAGCCACGGCGGCGCTTCCGCCGAAGGGCAGCGTCATGTTCTGGAGAATCTGGGAATTACGGAGGACCGCCTGGGCGTTCCGATACGGGCCACCATGGAGACGGTGGAGCTGGGCCTCTCAGAAAACGGGCGTCCCGTCTACCTGGACAAATATGCCAACGAGGCCGACGCCATCGTCGTGGTGAACCGGATCAAGCCCCACGTGGCCTTCAGAGGTCCTTACGAGAGCGGAATCATGAAGATGATCACCATCGGCATGGGCAAGCAGAAGGGCGCGGATTACGCGCACATGCTGGGCTTCGGCAAAATGGCCGAAAACGTCCCCTCCATCGCGAAGGTCGTCATCGCGAAGAAAAATATCCTTTGCGCCGTGGGACTGTTGGAAAATGCCTTTCATGAAACGGCAGAGATCGTCGTGATGAAAGCTTCCGAAATAGAATCCCGGGAGCCGCTGCTTTTGAAGAAAGCCTGGACGCTGTACCCGAAGCTGTATTTCGACAAACTGGACGTCCTGGTCATCGACGAGATCGGAAAGGACATCAGCGGCACCGGGTTCGACACCAACGTGGTGGGACGCTACCATACGCCTTTCGCGTCAGGCGGGCCTGAAATCACCCGCGCCGTGGTGCTGGACATCACGGACCGGTCCGGAGGCAACGCCAACGGTCTGGGCATCGTGGACTTCACCACTCAAAGGGCTTACAGGAAGTTCGACTTCGAACAGACCTACCCGAACTCTCTGACGTCCACCGTGCCGCTCAGCGTCAAGATTCCGATGGTCCTCAAAAACGACCGGCAGGCCATCCAGGCGGCCATAAAAACCAGCAACGTCCTTGACCGGACGAAGATAACCCTGGCGCGCATCAAAAACACCACCGCTCTGGGCGAAATAGAAGCCTCGGAAAGTCTGCTGGATTATATCCGGGAACATCCGAAGCTTGAGGCGGAGGGCGGAGCGCGCGAGTTCGAATTCGATCAGTCGGGCAATTTGTTCTGAATTTATTGAGACGGTTTTATTTTGGCCTTTACTTTGGCCTGGGTGCCTGCGGCGTTATCTGAAATACAATTCGAAAAATGACCAATTCAGGATATAATAACTTTCATTTCATGCCAAATGGGCACCCGATTAAAATAAATTGGCATCAATTCTTGCTCCGGAGGTTACAGGATGATTTGTCAGCTTTATGCTCAAAAACGCCCCGTTCTGTCTTTCGAAGTTTTCCCCCCCAAACAGGACTCGCAGATAGAGACGATCTACGCCACGCTGGACCATCTGACGGGGCTTTCCCCCGATTTTATCAGCGTCACCTACGGCGCGGCGGGAAGCGGAAACGCGCATCGCACGGCCGAAATCGCTTCCGCCGTGCGAAAAAGGGGAGTCGAGGCACTGGCTCACCTCACCTGCGTTTCCACCGATCGAAATCAGATAAATACCATTCTGGACAATCTGAAAGAAAAAAATATAGACGATATTCTTGCCATGCGAGGAGATTTACCCGCCGGGTCGTCCCTGCCCCTGTCGAAGGATTACCGTTATGCCTCCGATTTGATCGAAGACATTGCGGGGCGTGGCGATTTCTGCATTGGAGCGGCATGTTATCCGGAAGGTCATATCGACTGCGACGATTTTTCCGTCAGCCTGGATCATCTTCGCCTCAAGCAGGATGCGGGGGCCAATTTTCTGATCAGCCAGCTTTTTTTTGAGAACGATCTGTTCTGGAATTTTCTGGAAAAAGCCAGGCTGAAGGGAATCACGCTGCCCATTTCCGCCGGGGTGATGCCGATCATGAGCCGCAGCCAGATTGAACGCATGATCTTCCTCTGCGGGGCGTCGCTGCCGTCGAAAATCATTCGTCTGCTGCACCGCTACGAACACAGCCCGGCGGACTTGGAAAAGGCGGGAGTGGAGTACGCCATCGCCCAGATGGAAGATCTGGTTCGCGGCGGCGCGGAGGGCGTTCACATCTACACCATGAACAAGCCCCACGTTGCCGCCCTTGCCATAAACCGTTTGAGGAAGTGATTACCTGCCCGGTAATCTGCAGGGGGCCTCGGGGGGGCCAGTGAGGACCGCAAAGCGGCCGAACGAGCTCCGACCCCCTGAGTATTGAGAGTCCTGAAAATTTCTTTTCCAGGCCAGACAGCGGGGGATATGGGCGTAGTCTCTCACCTCTTTCACAAATTCCAGTGAGGGAGGGGTCATTTTTTTGAGGCTGTCGGACTGTTCCGCGTTTCCGATTTCGAAGAGCAAATATCCCCCCGGCTTCAGCCGGAGAGGCGCGTAATGAAAAAGCAGACGGTAATAATCCAGACCGTCCGGGCCTCCGTCGAGAGCCATGCGGGGTTCGTAATCGCGGACGTCGCGCATGAGCCCTGGAATGACCGGCCTGGGGATGTAGGGAGGATTGCTGAGGACCAGATCCAGAGCGCCCCTGGGGACGGGAATGTCATCGGGATTTCGGGAATGCCATAAAAGACTCCGTTCGAAAAGGCGATGCCGCGACAGATTGTTCCACGCCAAAATCAGAGACTCCGGATTTTTTTCGGCCAGGATCCCTTTTGCGCGAAACCGTTCCAGAAGCAGAGTGATCCCGATGCAGCCGCTGCCCGTCCCCCAGTCGAGAAAATCGAAGGCGGCGTCGGCGGGAAAAAATTCCAGAGCCAGCTCCACCAGGAGCTCCGTCTCCGGACGGGGAATCAAAGCGCCTTTTCGCGTTTCGAAGGATCTGCCGTAAAAGCAGGTTTCTCCCAGAATGTACTGAAGAGGTTCTCTTTTCACGCGTCGTTTGACCGCTTTTTTGATGGAAAGCATTTGAGGACAGGTCAAAATCGTCTCCGGATGGCCCAAAATCGCGGCTCGGGAAAAATTCAGGAGACGGGCCAGAATCAGATCCGCCTCCTGAAAAGGATTTTCGATTTGCGCGTTCCTCAGTTCCGAGATCAGGTAACGTCGCGCCTCGGCCAGGGGGACGCTCATGGGGACGCTCATGGCGACGCGCTCATATTTCCAGGTGGTGCAGCCGCTCCGTCTGCTCCGCCAGCATCATGGCGTCCATCATTTCGTAGAGGTCGCCGTCCAGATAATAGTCCAGCTTGTAGAGGGTGAGGTTGATCCGGTGGTCCGTGATGCGGTTCTGAGGGTAGTTGTAAGTGCGAATGCGCTCGGAGCGATCTCCCGATCCGATCTGTCCGCGGCGCTCGGACGCCAGATTCGACGTCTGCTTCTGCAGCTCCATGTCGTAGAGCTTCGTTTTGAGGTACGTCATGGCCCTGGCGCGGTTCTTGATCTGTGAGCGTTCATCCTGGCAGGTGACGACGATCCCCGTGGGAATGTGGGTGATGCGCACGGCGGAGTCCGTCATGTTCACGTGCTGTCCTCCGGCCCCGCTGGATCGGTAGGTGTCGATCTTCAGGTCCTCCTGACGGATGTCCACCTCCACGTCTTCCACCTCCGGCAGCACGGCCACCGTGGCCGCGGAGGTATGAATACGGCCGCCGGCCTCCGTCACGGGAACCCTCTGAACGCGGTGCACGCCGCTTTCAAATTTGAGCCGGCTGTAGGCCCCCTCGCTGTCCACCCGAAAGATGATCTCCCTGTAGCCGCCGATTCCCGTTTCGTTGGAATCCAGAACTTCGATGCGCCAGCGCTGACGCTCGCAGAACCGGTTGTACATGCGATAGAGGTCCGAGGCGAAAAGCGCCGCCTCTTCTCCTCCGGTGCCGGCCCGAATTTCAACGATGACGCGTTTTTCGTCGTTGGGATCCTTCGGCAGGAGCAGCAGCTTCAGCTCGTTTTCGAAGCCGTCGATTTGAGGGGACAGACGCTCGATTTCCTCGGCGGCCAGAGCCTCCATGTCCGGTTCTCCGCTTTTGAGCAGTTCTCTGGCCTCCGCGATACTCTGCTGAATGGCGCAATAATTGCGAAATTTTTCTACTACCGGCTCCAGCTGGGCGTGTTTTTTGCCAAGAGACTGAAGCTCTTTGGGATCCGACGCGTTGACCGGATCGGCCAGTTTTTTCTCGATGTCGATATAGTCCTGTTCCAGTGCTTTCAGTTTGCTTACCAGATCCATGTCGTCACTCCGCTGTTCGTCCCTGTACGGGGACGTCCTGTGAATTCGAACTCAATTTTGAACTTTGATTTAATTCTAGGTCCAGGGCTTCGTCCAGCGACGCCAGCGCGACCTCGATCTGTCCGGAGCCGGGCTCCCGCGTCGTCAGATATTGGAGGGAAAGAACGGGATACATGAAAATTTTCCCCAGGATTCCCGACCGGGAGGTGAGCCGGATAATTTCGTAGGATATTCCGATCACCAGGGGCAGAAGGACCACCCTGGAGCCCACGCGCCATACGACCCCGCCCTTGCCGATGGCGGAAAATACCGCGATGCTGATGAGAATCGCGATCAGCAGAAAGGACGTTCCGCAGCGGGGATGAATCCGGGACTGGGTCGCCACCGATTCCGGCGTCAGCTCCAGCTCGCGCTCGAAGGCGTTGATGGTTTTGTGCTCCGCCCCGTGATAACGAAACACCTCCTGAATATCCT harbors:
- a CDS encoding lactate racemase domain-containing protein, yielding MSAVDSLLDPVPVPKIVKVRQIFERPKVENVEEEVARKLRDSGALNAVKPGWKVAITGGSRGISNMPLVLRTVAEMVKNAGGEPFVFPAMGSHGGASAEGQRHVLENLGITEDRLGVPIRATMETVELGLSENGRPVYLDKYANEADAIVVVNRIKPHVAFRGPYESGIMKMITIGMGKQKGADYAHMLGFGKMAENVPSIAKVVIAKKNILCAVGLLENAFHETAEIVVMKASEIESREPLLLKKAWTLYPKLYFDKLDVLVIDEIGKDISGTGFDTNVVGRYHTPFASGGPEITRAVVLDITDRSGGNANGLGIVDFTTQRAYRKFDFEQTYPNSLTSTVPLSVKIPMVLKNDRQAIQAAIKTSNVLDRTKITLARIKNTTALGEIEASESLLDYIREHPKLEAEGGAREFEFDQSGNLF
- the prmC gene encoding peptide chain release factor N(5)-glutamine methyltransferase, which encodes MSVPMSVPLAEARRYLISELRNAQIENPFQEADLILARLLNFSRAAILGHPETILTCPQMLSIKKAVKRRVKREPLQYILGETCFYGRSFETRKGALIPRPETELLVELALEFFPADAAFDFLDWGTGSGCIGITLLLERFRAKGILAEKNPESLILAWNNLSRHRLFERSLLWHSRNPDDIPVPRGALDLVLSNPPYIPRPVIPGLMRDVRDYEPRMALDGGPDGLDYYRLLFHYAPLRLKPGGYLLFEIGNAEQSDSLKKMTPPSLEFVKEVRDYAHIPRCLAWKRNFQDSQYSGGRSSFGRFAVLTGPPEAPCRLPGR
- a CDS encoding UxaA family hydrolase, giving the protein MKQEFMGYKRPNGSVGIRNYLAVIPSVFCANTTVGKIAAQVEGAVALPHAVGCAQVGFDLELTARTLKSMACHPNVGAVIVVGLGCERFNPQELYDAVKENGKPVALFVIQDEGGTTATIRKAVDKAREFKAILDQDRRTPCPLSSLMMGTKCGGTDATSGLAANPAVGNAADRIVAAGGSAILSELNELLGTEDFLARRAVSPQVADKIYSAIYEIEDVLRSGLDPTLPENRNHLISRGNFDGGVSSIVEKALGGVHKSGTSPIVDVIEYAVPPDPSLKGLFLMNYESHDGEVVTGMIGCGAQLVAFTTGRGNPTGHPVAPVIKITGNEKTWRSMEENFDFNASGIISQGRSVEETGEELLELILRIAGGEETTAEKIGGTELFCVGRRHGYHRKSREELWAGHSCPS
- a CDS encoding tripartite tricarboxylate transporter substrate binding protein, which encodes MGKSRYFLLAVMVCALVAVSGAAFAAYPDKPITVTQGFKAGGGSDTLAQLTQPYLEKVVGQSFVNQYIPGATGAIAWTQLAKTAKKDGYTISITNTPMLQTNYIMNPEITYTIDELEPLANVITDPGIIVVGKDSPYNTVDDFFRAVKENPGKITVGNSGVGGDDFFTTLIFEKASGMKVQMVPFEGDGPSWQAAMGGKIDASFNNVGIVYPQVKAGNLKALAIMTEERYASLPDVPTLKEKGFNVVSGSSRGYCAPKGVPEEVKKVMIEAFKKMATMPEFIKACEDRASIIDMKYGDDYSKMLHDQEAAFKLIWEEVREQYQGK
- a CDS encoding UxaA family hydrolase, with translation MLRKSLMINPMDSVVMVLEDAKKGDSVVTPKGTVTLVEDVEFAHKASISDMKKGQPVIKYGEEIGYLLKDVSAGSWIHVHNMGCDRGKI
- a CDS encoding tripartite tricarboxylate transporter permease — its product is MFANVILGLTNVFSLHNFLAIAFGTFLGLVVGAMPGLSATMAIALLVPVTFAMPPDTGISMLASIYMGAMYGGSIAAVLIRTPGTPAAAATTVDGYPMAQRGEAGRALGISLTASFVGGVVSSCVLLTLAPILGWVAVMFGPVELFGIAVLGMTILASLSQGSVIKGLLAGTIGLLFSTVGMDSITGIPRFTLGNINLFGGIPFTVALIGLFSIPQALRLIEKDSDGAVQTNRITDKILRPWSEVKMLLPTFLRSSIIGVFTGIIPGTGGDTACWFAYNEAKRRSDEPDSFGKGSPYGIAAPEAANNAVVGGALVPTITLGIPGSSSTAVLMGGLMIHGIMPGPSLMTEYAGVTYTLIWAVLLSTVVMFVEGLFFTKACIFVTRIGNKVLSVAVVVLCVIGAFAINNNLFEVGLMLAFGILGYFMDKIKIPVAPLVVGLILGRMLDVSLHQSLLISQGSWMIFLTNPICAVLLLLALISLIQSTPMYVAWRRKRRARA
- a CDS encoding tripartite tricarboxylate transporter TctB family protein, translated to MKSTTQHYLFSAFSMALSLFFLQKSLSMSRTAARFPQLIAGLVLILALAMAFQTWKRAPGFGGEEKEPSAPIHHVRVAVYVAAMVLYIFLIPRLGYFIATPLFMLVSYGYFRATGPVRTVLICLGFPVFIYLLFVLFLKLPIPLGLME
- a CDS encoding methylenetetrahydrofolate reductase, with the protein product MICQLYAQKRPVLSFEVFPPKQDSQIETIYATLDHLTGLSPDFISVTYGAAGSGNAHRTAEIASAVRKRGVEALAHLTCVSTDRNQINTILDNLKEKNIDDILAMRGDLPAGSSLPLSKDYRYASDLIEDIAGRGDFCIGAACYPEGHIDCDDFSVSLDHLRLKQDAGANFLISQLFFENDLFWNFLEKARLKGITLPISAGVMPIMSRSQIERMIFLCGASLPSKIIRLLHRYEHSPADLEKAGVEYAIAQMEDLVRGGAEGVHIYTMNKPHVAALAINRLRK
- a CDS encoding PrpR N-terminal domain-containing protein translates to MSLVKILAVVPYQGMAEVMNRLAGARKDFQLTVRVGNIQTCRQVLRQESEWDYDVIVSRGGTAMMLRELVSVPVIEIEVSVYDALRCLKSVQGYNGRMAVVGFSNITECVRKLSEMMQYRLDICNITEQSDVEAELIRLRQQGIELVLCDQISRTHAEALGMNSILLTSDETEIVSAFDEAVRVCRLYGGFRRQNEMMRTLLFSQEHHMVCYDEKGGLLFSTLEQDSFYEGFSEELDKMVFEFWDYETLERDCRWKSVVLTLSSKRIFHHGIRCLLIRIGTSKNPLLTANRGVSISTRTDQILADISQIGSSVLMGDLGSLIAGCYGCTLPVLIIGEPGTGKDTIASLIYRHGPFGERMMVTVDCQTVSPRRWRNLLDRENSPLMRSGITLHLRLVNCLSEAQADMLLRFIEQTGLCRRSRMIFSCELTRGETEEGYICGYLKNHFSTITLRLPPLRQRQKDIPGLAALYINQVNLELGRQYIGFEPEALALLQSFGWDENLTQLSRVVRTLALTGEEPHIGKEEVRRVLKAELPRYAQSVAAGCAVVNLRQPLDEIIYDVVRLVLEDEDRNQSRTAARLGISRSTVWSVLKKGQRNHLQGISSDGFGQGFSV